In Actinoplanes sp. NBC_00393, a single genomic region encodes these proteins:
- a CDS encoding FecCD family ABC transporter permease: protein MTTLDGTIGSRVGIRPRAVTVGIVAVLGTAVISVLTLGTGEYPIAPADVVRTLFGQGTAAQDFIVNELRLPRMITAILVGMALAAGGAVFQSLVRNPLGSPDVLGITNGASTAALAVVILGGSSTQLSLAAMAGGLGAAALIWLIGGRHGLHGYRFILVGIGLAAILTGISGYLLTRGVQMENARAMLWLTGSLDGRDWQQAGPLLAVLAVTLPILLLACGPGLRILEMGDDAAAALGVPVGVLRTGALFTAALLVSCAAAAAGPVAFVALIAPHLAKRLTRAPGPNLVPSLAMGALLLTGADWLAQHAGRPLPVGVVTGIIGGGYLVWLLTTERRRGRI, encoded by the coding sequence ATGACCACACTCGACGGCACCATCGGCAGCCGGGTCGGCATCCGTCCCCGCGCGGTGACGGTCGGCATCGTCGCGGTGCTCGGCACCGCCGTGATCAGCGTGCTGACGCTGGGCACCGGTGAGTACCCGATCGCCCCGGCCGACGTGGTGCGCACCCTGTTCGGGCAGGGCACCGCCGCGCAGGACTTCATCGTCAACGAGCTGCGCCTGCCCCGCATGATCACGGCGATCCTGGTCGGGATGGCCCTGGCGGCCGGCGGCGCGGTCTTCCAGTCGCTGGTCCGCAATCCGCTGGGCAGCCCGGACGTGCTCGGCATCACGAACGGCGCGAGCACCGCGGCGCTGGCCGTGGTGATCCTCGGCGGCTCCAGCACCCAGCTGTCGCTCGCCGCGATGGCCGGCGGGCTCGGCGCGGCCGCGCTCATCTGGCTGATCGGGGGGCGGCACGGCCTGCACGGGTACCGGTTCATCCTGGTCGGCATCGGGCTGGCCGCCATCCTCACCGGGATCAGCGGATATCTGCTGACCCGCGGCGTGCAGATGGAGAACGCCCGGGCGATGCTCTGGCTCACCGGCAGCCTGGACGGCCGCGACTGGCAGCAGGCCGGGCCGTTGCTCGCGGTGCTCGCCGTCACCCTGCCGATCCTGCTGCTGGCCTGCGGTCCGGGGCTGCGGATCCTGGAGATGGGCGACGACGCGGCGGCGGCTCTGGGCGTACCGGTGGGCGTTCTTCGTACCGGGGCTCTCTTCACCGCCGCGCTGCTGGTGTCCTGCGCCGCGGCTGCGGCCGGGCCGGTCGCCTTCGTCGCGCTGATCGCGCCGCACCTCGCCAAACGGCTCACCCGGGCGCCCGGGCCCAACCTGGTGCCCTCGCTCGCCATGGGCGCGCTGCTGCTGACCGGCGCCGACTGGCTGGCCCAGCACGCCGGCCGGCCGCTCCCGGTGGGCGTGGTCACCGGCATCATCGGCGGCGGATACCTGGTCTGGCTGCTCACCACCGAACGCCGGCGCGGCCGGATCTGA
- a CDS encoding FecCD family ABC transporter permease, protein MLAAVLMLSIGFGARFLAPGEVWAGLTDPSSQYYRIVHEMRLPRTLLGLMVGMALGLAGTIMQALTRNPLADPGLLGINAGASAGVASAAVFLGIGTFYGYIWFALLGAAVVTALVYTVGGGRSATPARLALAGAALNATLYSYVSAALLSDSQAIEKVRFWTAGSLASADFATIVRLLPFFAAGLLIALAAARPLNALSLGDDAARALGTRPVVIRTAVLVAVTLLCGGATAACGPIVFVGLLIPHMVRPFTGPDLRWMLPYTAVLAPVLLLGADVLGRVVGSPGELQVGTVTAVLGGPLFLYLVRAAR, encoded by the coding sequence GTGCTCGCTGCCGTCCTGATGCTCAGCATCGGGTTCGGCGCCCGCTTCCTCGCGCCCGGTGAGGTGTGGGCCGGTCTCACCGACCCGTCCTCGCAGTACTACCGGATCGTGCATGAGATGCGGCTTCCGCGTACGCTGCTCGGTCTGATGGTCGGCATGGCCCTCGGCCTGGCCGGCACCATCATGCAGGCACTGACCCGCAATCCCCTGGCCGATCCCGGCCTGCTCGGCATCAACGCCGGCGCCTCGGCCGGCGTGGCCAGCGCCGCGGTGTTCCTCGGCATCGGCACCTTCTACGGCTACATCTGGTTCGCGCTGCTCGGCGCCGCGGTGGTCACCGCGCTGGTGTACACAGTGGGCGGTGGACGCTCGGCGACCCCGGCCCGGCTGGCCCTAGCCGGCGCCGCGCTGAACGCCACGCTGTACTCCTATGTGAGCGCCGCGCTGCTGTCCGACTCGCAGGCCATCGAGAAGGTCCGGTTCTGGACCGCCGGCTCGCTGGCCAGCGCGGACTTCGCCACCATCGTGCGGCTGCTGCCGTTCTTCGCCGCCGGCCTGCTGATCGCTCTCGCCGCCGCCCGCCCGCTCAACGCGCTGTCGCTCGGTGACGACGCGGCCCGCGCCCTGGGCACCCGGCCCGTGGTGATCCGCACGGCGGTCCTGGTCGCGGTCACCCTGCTCTGCGGCGGCGCGACCGCGGCCTGCGGGCCGATCGTCTTCGTCGGGCTGCTGATCCCGCACATGGTCCGCCCGTTCACCGGCCCCGACCTGCGCTGGATGCTGCCGTACACCGCGGTGCTGGCCCCGGTCCTGCTGCTCGGCGCCGACGTGCTCGGCCGGGTCGTCGGCAGCCCCGGCGAGTTGCAGGTCGGCACGGTCACCGCGGTCCTCGGCGGCCCCCTGTTCCTCTACCTCGTGCGAGCGGCCCGATGA
- a CDS encoding Ldh family oxidoreductase: MPPQKVLVPADELRAFTTALFTAAGVTPEHAATISDVLTWASLRGVDSHGASRVPRYLELLDSGEANRDPSPAFSSTSPAVAVLDADRAPGPVALTAAADEAISRARASGIGAVGVRRTVHTGAIGYYTSRIADAGLVGIAFVAGMPNMAYPGVKGAAVATSPLSIAVPAAGQPPALLDMATAGIALGKIAQFRNAGKQLPEGTAATADGTPTTDPNLAKMPLPLGGVKGAGMSLVFELLTSVLVGAPIFSSFHGDDPQGRVHRQNALILALDPAAFGNADEFGPAVASTLDTLKGLTPAEEGTEIRYPGEGSAAVAGRRAADGVPVAAKVWGELQVAAEKLGVPAPAL; the protein is encoded by the coding sequence ATGCCCCCTCAGAAAGTTCTGGTGCCGGCTGACGAGCTGCGCGCCTTCACCACCGCGCTGTTCACCGCCGCCGGCGTCACACCGGAGCACGCCGCCACGATCTCGGACGTGCTCACCTGGGCCAGCCTGCGTGGCGTCGACTCGCACGGCGCCTCCCGGGTGCCCCGCTACCTGGAACTGCTCGACTCCGGCGAGGCGAACCGGGACCCGTCGCCGGCGTTCAGCTCGACCAGCCCGGCGGTCGCGGTGCTCGACGCGGACCGGGCGCCCGGACCGGTGGCGCTGACCGCGGCCGCCGACGAGGCGATCAGCCGGGCGCGGGCCAGCGGCATCGGGGCGGTGGGCGTACGCCGTACCGTGCACACCGGCGCCATCGGCTACTACACCTCCCGGATCGCCGACGCGGGCCTGGTCGGGATCGCCTTCGTGGCCGGGATGCCGAACATGGCGTACCCCGGGGTGAAAGGCGCCGCCGTGGCGACCAGCCCGCTCTCGATCGCGGTGCCCGCCGCCGGACAGCCGCCCGCGCTGCTGGACATGGCGACGGCCGGCATCGCGCTCGGCAAGATCGCGCAGTTCCGCAACGCCGGCAAGCAGCTGCCGGAGGGCACCGCGGCCACCGCCGACGGCACCCCGACCACCGACCCGAACCTGGCGAAGATGCCGCTGCCGCTCGGCGGGGTCAAGGGCGCCGGCATGTCGCTGGTGTTCGAGCTGCTCACCAGCGTGCTGGTGGGCGCGCCGATCTTCAGCTCGTTCCACGGCGACGACCCGCAGGGCCGGGTGCACCGGCAGAACGCCCTGATCCTGGCGCTGGACCCGGCGGCGTTCGGCAACGCCGACGAGTTCGGCCCGGCGGTGGCGTCCACGCTGGACACCCTCAAGGGCCTGACTCCGGCGGAGGAGGGCACCGAGATCCGGTATCCGGGTGAGGGCAGCGCCGCGGTCGCCGGCCGGCGGGCCGCCGACGGCGTGCCCGTGGCGGCCAAGGTCTGGGGTGAGCTCCAGGTCGCGGCCGAGAAGCTGGGCGTGCCGGCGCCGGCACTCTGA
- a CDS encoding ABC transporter substrate-binding protein, whose protein sequence is MSRRTRALIALVLTGGLLAACSSPEETEPREGSSAAAASYPVSVTHKLGTTTLEKAPERIVALSDADLDALLLLGVQPVGIYQSLQEGGVNPWAKSKLTSNPKQLAVGENGVDPEEVAALNPDLVLAGGDYYVDTLYRGIGELVPTTAYESGPFEDPWQTTLRQVAKLLGKSEQGEQIIKDVQAKVDGVKTQYPGLAGKTFSISQVFEAGTIGVLRSDKDVTVKAFNDFGMKLAPGVAALPGDEFAVTLSMEKVATIDADAVMVYCTEPQLQTALEGNTLFKNTPAVKRGGYLAFDVGTFMALRNPSPLSIPYFIDNTMPSVAKAAGA, encoded by the coding sequence ATGTCTCGCAGAACACGCGCCCTCATAGCCCTCGTCCTCACCGGCGGTCTCCTCGCGGCGTGCTCCTCGCCGGAGGAGACCGAGCCCCGGGAAGGCTCGTCGGCCGCCGCCGCGTCCTATCCGGTCAGCGTCACCCACAAGCTCGGCACCACCACCCTGGAGAAGGCGCCCGAGCGCATCGTCGCGCTCTCCGACGCCGACCTCGACGCGCTGCTGCTGCTCGGCGTGCAGCCGGTCGGCATCTACCAGTCCCTCCAGGAGGGCGGCGTCAACCCGTGGGCGAAGTCGAAGCTCACGAGCAACCCGAAGCAGCTCGCGGTGGGCGAGAACGGCGTCGACCCGGAGGAGGTCGCGGCGCTCAACCCGGACCTCGTGCTGGCCGGCGGCGACTACTACGTCGACACCCTCTACAGGGGCATCGGCGAGCTGGTGCCGACCACGGCGTACGAGTCCGGGCCGTTCGAGGACCCGTGGCAGACCACGCTGCGCCAGGTCGCCAAGCTGCTCGGCAAGTCCGAGCAGGGTGAGCAGATCATCAAGGACGTGCAGGCCAAGGTCGACGGGGTGAAGACCCAGTACCCGGGGCTCGCCGGCAAGACGTTCTCCATCTCGCAGGTCTTCGAGGCGGGCACCATCGGCGTGCTCCGCTCGGACAAGGACGTCACCGTCAAGGCGTTCAACGACTTCGGGATGAAGCTGGCCCCCGGTGTGGCCGCCCTGCCCGGTGACGAGTTCGCGGTCACCCTCAGCATGGAGAAGGTCGCCACGATCGACGCCGACGCGGTCATGGTCTACTGCACCGAACCGCAACTGCAGACCGCCCTTGAGGGGAACACGCTGTTCAAGAACACGCCGGCGGTCAAGCGCGGCGGCTACCTCGCGTTCGACGTCGGCACCTTCATGGCGCTGCGCAACCCGAGCCCGCTGTCGATCCCGTACTTCATCGACAACACCATGCCGTCGGTGGCGAAGGCCGCGGGAGCCTGA
- a CDS encoding IS110 family transposase has product MLLVGDDWAEDHHDVEVQDEAGRRLGRARLPEGIAGISRLHAMIGQHVGDDDEPVEVVVGIETERGPWVQALLAAGYQVYAINPLRVARYRERHSVSGAKSDPADAHTLADMVRTDRHQLRPVAGDSDLAEAIKVVTRAHKTLIWERTRHTLRLRRALLDFFPAAVTAFDDLDAPDTLELLAAAPDPVTAAALDDEQITTALRRARRRGIPGKVAKIQEVLRTPQLAQPSVVAGAYAVTVQAQVAILTTFNTQIDMMEQQVGAHFGRHPDGEVYLSQPGLGGILGARVLAEFGDDKTRYSDAKARKNYAGTSPITKASGKKKIVLARYVHNDRLIDALGQQAFAALKASPGARAYYDQQRTRGIGHRAALRQLGNRLVGILHGCLKTGTPYDEHTAWTHHQQDQQLAA; this is encoded by the coding sequence TTGCTGCTGGTCGGGGACGACTGGGCCGAGGATCACCACGATGTGGAGGTGCAGGACGAGGCCGGTCGCCGGTTGGGCAGGGCCCGCCTGCCGGAGGGGATCGCGGGCATCTCCCGGTTGCACGCGATGATCGGCCAGCACGTCGGCGACGACGACGAGCCGGTCGAGGTCGTGGTCGGGATCGAGACCGAGCGGGGGCCATGGGTGCAGGCGCTGCTCGCAGCCGGCTATCAGGTGTACGCGATCAACCCGTTGCGGGTCGCCCGGTACCGGGAACGGCACAGCGTGTCCGGGGCCAAGAGCGACCCGGCCGATGCGCACACCCTGGCCGACATGGTGCGTACCGACCGGCATCAGCTGCGGCCGGTCGCCGGGGACAGTGACCTGGCCGAGGCGATCAAAGTGGTGACCCGGGCGCACAAGACGCTGATCTGGGAACGGACCCGGCACACACTGCGGCTGCGGCGGGCGTTGCTGGACTTCTTCCCCGCCGCGGTGACCGCCTTCGACGACCTGGACGCCCCGGACACCCTCGAACTGCTGGCGGCGGCACCGGACCCGGTCACCGCTGCCGCACTCGACGACGAGCAGATCACCACGGCGCTGCGCCGCGCGCGCCGCCGGGGCATACCCGGCAAGGTGGCCAAGATCCAGGAGGTGTTACGGACACCGCAGCTGGCCCAGCCGAGCGTGGTCGCCGGCGCCTACGCGGTCACCGTGCAGGCCCAGGTCGCGATCCTGACCACCTTCAACACCCAGATCGACATGATGGAACAACAGGTGGGGGCGCATTTTGGCCGGCACCCGGACGGTGAGGTCTACCTGAGCCAGCCCGGCCTCGGTGGCATCCTCGGCGCCCGGGTGCTCGCCGAGTTCGGCGACGACAAGACCCGCTACTCCGATGCCAAGGCCCGCAAGAACTACGCCGGGACCTCCCCGATCACCAAGGCATCCGGCAAGAAGAAGATCGTGCTCGCCCGCTACGTCCACAACGACCGGCTCATCGATGCCCTCGGCCAGCAGGCCTTCGCCGCGCTGAAGGCCTCACCCGGCGCCCGCGCTTACTACGACCAGCAACGCACGCGCGGCATCGGGCACCGCGCCGCGCTGCGCCAGCTCGGCAACCGCCTCGTCGGGATTCTGCATGGCTGCCTCAAGACCGGCACCCCGTACGACGAACACACCGCCTGGACACACCATCAACAAGATCAACAACTTGCCGCTTGA
- a CDS encoding ABC transporter substrate-binding protein has protein sequence MSYSNLSLSRRGLLAAGGATALGALLSACGGNDDSGSASGTSSAAAAGPWAFTDDQPKDLKADKTPSKIVAFTGTAAALADLGLQDKIVGVFGETKKADGTADPQAGSLDVNKVEIIGNAWGEFSVEKYAALSPELLITHMFDPGAYWYIPDESKDKILGLAPTATITVGRVPLTKPIERYAELAKSLGADLNAPKVTEAKARFEKAAADLSAAAKASGGIKVLASSGSPDIFYVSNPKVSSDLMYFKELGVDVIVPEKTTDGDYYESLSWENADKYHADIIFLDARASALQPKDLTAKPAWNALPAVKANQVFPWEAVPIYSWASAAPLLEALTAAITKSKKLA, from the coding sequence ATGTCGTACTCGAACCTTTCTTTGTCCCGTCGTGGCCTGCTGGCCGCGGGTGGCGCCACCGCCCTCGGCGCGCTGCTCAGCGCATGTGGCGGTAACGACGACTCCGGGTCAGCGTCCGGCACCTCCTCGGCCGCCGCGGCCGGCCCCTGGGCGTTCACCGACGACCAGCCGAAGGACCTGAAGGCCGACAAGACCCCGAGCAAGATCGTCGCGTTCACCGGCACCGCCGCCGCGCTGGCCGACCTCGGTCTGCAGGACAAGATCGTCGGCGTCTTCGGCGAGACCAAGAAGGCCGACGGCACCGCCGACCCGCAGGCCGGCTCGCTGGACGTCAACAAGGTCGAGATCATCGGCAACGCGTGGGGCGAGTTCTCCGTCGAGAAGTACGCGGCGCTCAGCCCCGAGCTGCTGATCACCCACATGTTCGACCCGGGTGCGTACTGGTACATCCCGGACGAGAGCAAGGACAAGATCCTGGGTCTCGCGCCGACCGCCACCATCACCGTCGGCCGGGTCCCGCTGACCAAGCCGATCGAGCGGTACGCCGAGCTGGCCAAGTCCCTCGGCGCCGACCTGAACGCGCCGAAGGTCACCGAGGCCAAGGCCCGCTTCGAGAAGGCCGCCGCCGACCTGTCCGCGGCCGCCAAGGCGAGCGGCGGCATCAAGGTCCTCGCCAGCTCCGGGTCGCCCGACATCTTCTACGTGTCGAACCCGAAGGTGTCGTCCGACCTGATGTACTTCAAGGAGCTCGGCGTCGACGTCATCGTCCCGGAGAAGACCACCGACGGTGACTACTACGAGTCGCTGAGCTGGGAGAACGCGGACAAGTACCACGCCGACATCATCTTCCTGGACGCCCGTGCCAGCGCTCTGCAGCCGAAGGACCTGACCGCCAAGCCGGCCTGGAACGCGCTGCCCGCCGTCAAGGCCAACCAGGTCTTCCCGTGGGAGGCCGTGCCGATCTACTCGTGGGCCAGCGCCGCGCCGCTGCTGGAGGCACTGACCGCCGCGATCACGAAGTCCAAGAAGCTCGCCTGA
- a CDS encoding ABC transporter ATP-binding protein produces the protein MTLAYDKRVIAEELSVDIPDGSFTVIIGPNACGKSTLLRALSRLLKPTAGTVLLDGADVHSLPTRQVAKTLGLLPQSSTAPDGITVAELVARGRYPHQSLIRRWSSTDEQVVTESMESTGVADLADRNVDELSGGQRQRVWLAMALAQQTPLLLLDEPTTYLDIAHQIEVLDLCAELHETQGRTLVAVLHDLNHAARYATHLIAMREGKVVGSGRPEEVLTAELVADVFGLPCRVIDDPETGTPLVVPAARRRAAVS, from the coding sequence ATGACTCTGGCCTACGACAAGCGGGTCATCGCCGAGGAGCTCAGCGTCGACATCCCGGACGGCTCGTTCACCGTCATCATCGGGCCGAACGCGTGCGGCAAGTCCACCCTGCTGCGGGCCCTGTCCCGGCTGCTCAAGCCGACCGCCGGCACGGTCCTGCTGGACGGCGCCGACGTGCACTCGCTGCCCACCCGGCAGGTGGCCAAGACGCTCGGCCTGCTCCCCCAGTCGTCGACCGCGCCGGACGGCATCACCGTCGCCGAGCTGGTGGCCCGCGGCCGCTACCCGCACCAGAGCCTGATCCGCCGCTGGTCCAGCACCGACGAGCAGGTGGTCACCGAGTCGATGGAGTCGACCGGGGTGGCCGATCTGGCCGACCGCAACGTCGACGAGCTCTCCGGCGGCCAGCGGCAGCGGGTCTGGCTGGCGATGGCGCTCGCCCAGCAGACGCCGCTGCTGCTGCTCGACGAGCCGACCACCTATCTGGACATCGCGCACCAGATCGAGGTGCTCGACCTCTGCGCCGAGCTGCACGAGACCCAGGGCCGTACGCTCGTCGCGGTCCTGCACGACCTCAACCACGCCGCCCGCTACGCCACCCACCTGATCGCGATGCGCGAGGGCAAGGTGGTCGGCTCGGGCCGGCCGGAGGAGGTGCTCACCGCGGAGCTGGTCGCCGACGTGTTCGGGCTGCCCTGCCGGGTGATCGACGACCCGGAGACCGGTACGCCGCTGGTCGTGCCGGCCGCCCGCCGCCGTGCCGCGGTGTCCTGA
- a CDS encoding thiamine pyrophosphate-dependent enzyme — translation MSRTDGGDAVVSAFNAIGADYIFSSPGSEWAPVWESLARRHRDGLPCPRYLDLLHETVAVGMATGYGLVTRRAQGVLLHAGPGLLQGSMAVHGALLAGVPMVVASSESITYGDGPGPDPGGQWYRNLSVVGGPHTMAAPFVKWSNQAASVHTLPTMITRSAELASRAPAGPVYLNIPLEVLLEPWSSEDVKPVVPQGNTVSTAEDIQAVLELLAAAEKPVIITETTGREQDGLEALVEFAETLRIPVVEPNSAVCANFPRDHELHAGGEIEQFVDTADVIVLLNCRAPFYPPSRKPARAKIVVIDEVPQRPHIVYQVLNADFYLEGGVAATLREMAVRAREQGLIARTADTSWHAAEIAAVAAAEDRSGDGIDPVHLVAALRSLADDAIVVDETITHSRVVQRHLQRTTPDSYFYVQGGLGQGIAVALGVKLAAPAKQVIFTVGDGAFLYNPIVQSLQAARSNGLPILIVVFNNTEYRSMKMNHLRFYPQGAAVETGEFLGNDLSDQPDLASLAEPFGMHGETVTVRDELTPALDRALKAVRNGTTAIVNVHVTR, via the coding sequence ATGAGCCGCACCGATGGCGGCGACGCGGTCGTCAGCGCGTTCAACGCGATCGGGGCGGACTACATCTTCTCCTCGCCGGGGTCCGAGTGGGCCCCGGTGTGGGAGTCGCTGGCCCGGCGGCACCGCGACGGGCTGCCCTGCCCCCGTTACCTCGACCTGCTGCACGAGACGGTCGCGGTCGGCATGGCCACCGGCTACGGCCTGGTCACCCGCCGCGCCCAGGGCGTGCTGCTGCACGCAGGCCCGGGCCTGCTCCAGGGCTCGATGGCGGTGCACGGCGCGCTGCTCGCCGGCGTGCCGATGGTGGTGGCCTCCTCGGAGTCGATCACCTACGGCGACGGTCCGGGCCCCGACCCGGGCGGCCAGTGGTACCGCAACCTGTCGGTGGTCGGCGGCCCGCACACGATGGCCGCGCCGTTCGTGAAGTGGTCGAACCAGGCGGCGAGCGTGCACACGCTCCCCACCATGATCACCCGGAGCGCGGAGCTGGCGTCGCGCGCGCCAGCCGGCCCGGTCTACCTCAACATCCCGCTCGAGGTCCTGCTCGAGCCCTGGTCCTCCGAAGATGTCAAGCCGGTCGTCCCGCAGGGCAACACGGTGAGCACGGCTGAGGACATCCAGGCGGTCCTGGAACTGCTCGCGGCCGCCGAGAAGCCGGTGATCATCACCGAGACCACCGGCCGCGAGCAGGACGGTCTGGAGGCTCTCGTCGAGTTCGCCGAGACGCTGCGGATCCCGGTCGTCGAGCCCAACTCGGCGGTCTGCGCGAACTTCCCCCGCGACCACGAGCTGCACGCCGGCGGCGAGATCGAGCAGTTCGTCGACACCGCCGACGTGATCGTGCTGCTCAACTGCCGGGCGCCGTTCTACCCGCCGAGCCGGAAGCCGGCGCGAGCGAAGATCGTCGTCATCGACGAGGTGCCGCAGCGGCCGCACATCGTCTACCAGGTGCTCAACGCCGACTTCTACCTGGAGGGCGGGGTCGCCGCGACACTGCGCGAGATGGCGGTCCGGGCCCGCGAGCAGGGCCTGATCGCCCGGACCGCGGACACGTCCTGGCACGCCGCGGAGATCGCGGCGGTGGCGGCGGCGGAAGACCGTTCCGGTGACGGCATCGACCCGGTGCATCTCGTCGCCGCGCTGCGTTCCCTGGCCGACGACGCGATCGTGGTGGACGAGACGATCACGCACAGCCGGGTCGTCCAGCGGCACCTGCAGCGCACCACCCCCGACTCGTACTTCTACGTACAGGGCGGGCTGGGCCAGGGCATCGCGGTGGCGCTCGGCGTGAAGCTGGCCGCCCCCGCGAAGCAGGTGATCTTCACGGTCGGTGACGGGGCGTTCCTCTACAACCCGATCGTCCAGTCGCTGCAGGCCGCTCGCAGCAACGGCCTGCCGATCCTGATCGTCGTCTTCAACAACACCGAGTACCGCTCGATGAAGATGAACCACCTGCGGTTCTACCCGCAGGGCGCGGCGGTCGAGACCGGGGAGTTCCTCGGCAACGACCTCAGCGACCAGCCCGACCTGGCCTCGCTGGCCGAGCCGTTCGGCATGCACGGCGAGACCGTCACGGTCCGCGACGAGCTGACCCCGGCGCTCGATCGCGCCCTCAAAGCGGTCCGCAACGGCACCACCGCGATCGTCAACGTCCACGTAACCCGATAG
- a CDS encoding methyl-accepting chemotaxis protein: MSPEPAPDDGNRLARGFTNLRVRNKILASTLVVAAALTTACAFGVQRMADMDDRMNQLRDTNVRNLTLLGHIRGAQSDINHYSTSLVSAGTSAADRAAAGKGQAAAIEELEEALAAYTAQPKTTTATATLAEFTEYWNQFDTALAAAKAGQNPGIDFDEVIGGMSRSVDDLVIEEGTSAEEAAARAHSAYVAARRSVLIMLAVALALGIGFAVLVARSITRRLDPVAEAMEAVAAGDLTRTVPASGNDEIGAMARSVNRATRSVRDTVAALADSSAMLAQSSAQLERVNDQTVAGSQAVSERAGSANSAAGEVSFNLQTVATGAGEMTQAIQEIAQSATASAGVTTQAVSVVAETTATVSKLGASSQEIGNVVKVITSIAEQTNLLALNATIEAARAGESGKGFAVVAGEVKELAQETAKATEDISQRVQAIQADTESAVAAIARIGEVIEKINHFQTTIASAVEEQTATTAEMNRNVATAATGARQIAENIGHVSSAADQSRAASSAGQQAATELAALADDLNQLVGRFNYR; the protein is encoded by the coding sequence ATGTCCCCTGAACCCGCGCCGGACGACGGCAACCGCCTGGCCCGGGGGTTCACCAACCTCCGGGTCCGGAACAAGATCCTCGCATCGACACTGGTCGTCGCGGCTGCCCTGACCACGGCCTGCGCCTTCGGGGTGCAGCGCATGGCGGACATGGACGACCGGATGAACCAGCTGCGCGACACCAACGTGCGCAACCTGACGCTGCTCGGGCACATCCGTGGCGCCCAGTCCGACATCAACCACTACTCCACCTCGCTGGTCTCGGCCGGCACGTCGGCCGCCGACCGGGCCGCCGCGGGCAAGGGCCAGGCGGCCGCGATCGAGGAGCTCGAGGAGGCGCTGGCCGCGTACACCGCGCAGCCGAAGACCACCACCGCGACCGCCACGCTGGCGGAGTTCACCGAGTACTGGAACCAGTTCGACACCGCGCTCGCGGCCGCCAAGGCGGGGCAGAACCCGGGCATCGACTTCGACGAGGTCATCGGCGGCATGTCCCGGTCGGTCGACGACCTGGTGATCGAGGAGGGGACGAGCGCCGAGGAGGCCGCCGCCCGGGCGCACTCCGCCTATGTGGCCGCCCGGCGCAGCGTACTGATCATGCTGGCCGTCGCCCTGGCCCTCGGGATCGGCTTCGCGGTGCTGGTGGCCCGGTCGATCACCCGCCGCCTCGACCCGGTCGCCGAGGCGATGGAGGCGGTCGCCGCCGGCGACCTGACCCGGACCGTCCCGGCCAGCGGCAACGACGAGATCGGGGCGATGGCCCGCTCGGTGAACCGGGCCACCCGGTCGGTGCGCGACACGGTCGCCGCGCTGGCCGACAGCTCCGCCATGCTGGCGCAGAGCTCGGCCCAGCTGGAACGGGTCAACGACCAGACGGTGGCCGGCTCGCAGGCGGTGTCGGAACGCGCCGGCTCGGCGAACAGCGCCGCCGGCGAGGTGTCGTTCAACCTGCAGACCGTCGCCACCGGCGCGGGCGAGATGACCCAGGCGATCCAGGAGATCGCGCAGAGCGCCACGGCCAGCGCCGGGGTGACCACGCAGGCGGTGTCCGTGGTAGCCGAGACCACCGCGACGGTGAGCAAGCTCGGCGCCAGCTCGCAGGAGATCGGCAACGTGGTCAAGGTGATCACCTCGATCGCCGAGCAGACCAACCTGCTGGCCCTGAACGCGACGATCGAGGCGGCCCGGGCCGGCGAGTCCGGCAAGGGCTTCGCGGTGGTGGCCGGCGAGGTCAAGGAGCTGGCCCAGGAGACCGCGAAGGCGACCGAGGACATCTCGCAGCGGGTGCAGGCCATCCAGGCGGACACCGAGAGCGCGGTGGCGGCGATCGCCCGGATCGGCGAGGTGATCGAGAAGATCAACCACTTCCAGACCACGATCGCCTCGGCGGTCGAGGAGCAGACCGCGACGACCGCCGAGATGAACCGCAACGTGGCGACCGCCGCGACCGGCGCCCGGCAGATCGCCGAGAACATCGGGCACGTCTCCAGCGCCGCCGACCAGAGCCGGGCGGCTTCCTCGGCCGGCCAGCAGGCCGCTACGGAGCTGGCCGCGCTCGCCGACGACCTGAACCAGCTGGTGGGCCGGTTCAACTACCGCTGA